From Nonomuraea helvata, a single genomic window includes:
- a CDS encoding oxidoreductase produces the protein MKLRFALGALSAAAVVLAAALPAHAGTPRLSWELKETGVTARLRGLSPVSRDVAWASGSGGTVLRTVDGGRSWENVSPPDTAALQFRDIEAFGARRAVALSIGEGTDSRVYRTEDGGRTWAEAFRNDEPKAFYDCLAFFDRRHGLAMSDPVDGRFRILATEDGGRSWQVLPADGMPEALPGEAGFAASGQCLVTAGGRDAWLASGGAERSRVFHSGDRGRTWTVADTPIPAGDAARGVFGLAFRDRHHGIAVGGDYRPDQPSPSAGAVTADGGATWRPATTPPPAYRSGVAWLPHLPFAAIAVGPSGSDVTWSGGRSWETFDSGSFDTVSCTPDLTCWASGEGGRVARLTLR, from the coding sequence ATGAAGCTTCGATTCGCGTTAGGCGCGCTGTCAGCGGCGGCCGTCGTACTCGCCGCCGCGCTCCCCGCCCACGCCGGGACGCCCCGGCTCTCCTGGGAGCTCAAGGAGACCGGGGTGACCGCGCGCCTGCGCGGCCTGTCGCCCGTCAGCCGCGACGTGGCCTGGGCCTCCGGCTCGGGCGGCACCGTGCTGCGGACCGTGGACGGCGGGCGCAGCTGGGAGAACGTCTCACCGCCCGACACCGCCGCGCTCCAGTTCCGCGACATCGAGGCCTTCGGCGCGCGCCGGGCCGTGGCGCTGTCCATCGGCGAGGGTACGGACTCGCGCGTCTACCGGACTGAGGACGGCGGGCGCACCTGGGCGGAAGCGTTCAGGAACGACGAGCCGAAGGCGTTCTACGACTGCCTCGCCTTCTTCGACCGGCGGCACGGGCTGGCCATGAGCGATCCCGTGGACGGCAGGTTCCGCATCCTGGCGACGGAGGACGGCGGGCGGAGCTGGCAGGTACTGCCCGCCGACGGGATGCCGGAGGCGCTGCCGGGCGAGGCGGGCTTCGCGGCGAGCGGGCAGTGCCTGGTCACGGCGGGCGGCCGGGACGCCTGGCTGGCCAGCGGCGGGGCGGAGCGGTCACGGGTGTTCCACTCGGGCGACCGCGGGCGCACCTGGACGGTGGCCGACACCCCGATCCCCGCTGGGGACGCGGCGCGCGGCGTGTTCGGCCTGGCCTTTCGCGACCGCCACCACGGCATCGCGGTCGGCGGCGACTACCGGCCCGACCAGCCGTCCCCCAGCGCGGGCGCGGTGACCGCCGACGGCGGCGCCACCTGGCGGCCGGCCACCACGCCGCCTCCCGCGTACCGGTCGGGGGTCGCCTGGCTCCCGCACCTGCCCTTCGCGGCCATCGCGGTGGGGCCTTCCGGCAGCGATGTCACGTGGTCGGGCGGGCGGAGCTGGGAGACGTTCGACAGCGGTTCCTTCGACACGGTGTCGTGCACCCCTGACCTGACGTGCTGGGCCTCGGGCGAAGGGGGCCGCGTCGCCCGCCTGACCCTGAGGTAA
- a CDS encoding glycosyltransferase family 4 protein codes for MKIRYLMLHAYGMGGTIRTVVNQANAMAAAGHDVELVSVVRRRDNPRFTLDPRVRITALVDQRGGTRPDSVGRRAWRRVRGKIVPRGEFAADYFTERVEWAAMEYVSRLRDGILVTTRPALNLIAARRAPGNVVKVAQEHMNLSAYPDSIRREIARHYGRFDAVTVLTRTNRLEYQRLLPKTPIVQIPNAVDRVDQERSQQVNPVVVAAGRLVPQKGFDLLIQAFAQVVQEHPDWRLRIFGTGPRRSQLEGLVAQHGLGGHVELPGRTERLDKALAAASVYALSSRFEGLPMVMIEAMTHALPVVAYDCPTGPRDVLTDGVDGLLVPARDVDALAAALSRVIGDRELRVRMGKAAVRASRAYAPELVMPLWEDLFSELLAGERVADNFWSAH; via the coding sequence GTGAAGATCCGCTATCTGATGCTGCACGCCTACGGCATGGGCGGCACCATCCGCACCGTCGTCAACCAGGCCAACGCGATGGCCGCGGCCGGCCACGACGTCGAGCTGGTCAGCGTGGTACGGCGGCGCGACAACCCGCGGTTCACGCTCGACCCGCGGGTCCGGATCACCGCCCTGGTCGACCAGCGCGGCGGCACCCGGCCGGACTCGGTCGGGCGCCGGGCCTGGCGCCGGGTACGCGGCAAGATCGTGCCGCGTGGCGAGTTCGCGGCCGACTACTTCACCGAGCGGGTGGAGTGGGCCGCCATGGAGTACGTCTCCCGGCTGCGCGACGGCATCCTGGTGACCACCAGGCCCGCCCTGAACCTGATCGCCGCCCGCCGCGCCCCCGGGAACGTCGTCAAGGTCGCCCAGGAGCACATGAACCTGTCGGCGTACCCCGACAGCATCCGCAGGGAGATCGCCCGCCACTACGGGCGGTTCGACGCGGTCACCGTGCTGACGCGCACCAACCGGCTCGAGTACCAGCGCCTGCTGCCCAAGACCCCCATCGTGCAGATCCCGAACGCGGTCGACCGGGTCGACCAGGAACGTTCCCAGCAGGTCAACCCCGTCGTGGTCGCGGCCGGCCGGCTGGTGCCGCAGAAGGGCTTCGACCTGCTCATCCAGGCCTTCGCGCAGGTGGTCCAGGAGCATCCGGACTGGCGGCTGCGCATCTTCGGCACCGGGCCGCGCAGGAGCCAGCTGGAAGGGCTCGTCGCGCAGCACGGGCTGGGCGGGCACGTGGAGCTGCCCGGCCGTACCGAGCGGCTGGACAAGGCACTCGCGGCCGCCTCCGTGTACGCTCTGAGCTCGCGTTTCGAGGGCCTGCCGATGGTCATGATCGAGGCCATGACACACGCGCTGCCGGTGGTCGCGTACGACTGCCCGACCGGGCCGCGCGACGTGCTGACGGACGGCGTGGACGGCTTGCTCGTGCCGGCGCGCGACGTGGACGCGCTGGCCGCGGCGCTGAGCCGGGTCATCGGCGACCGGGAGCTGCGGGTGCGGATGGGGAAGGCGGCGGTCAGAGCGTCGCGTGCGTACGCTCCGGAATTGGTGATGCCATTGTGGGAGGATTTGTTCTCAGAGCTGCTGGCGGGTGAAAGAGTGGCCGACAACTTCTGGAGCGCTCACTGA
- a CDS encoding alpha-ketoglutarate-dependent dioxygenase AlkB, translated as MNAPFQASLLGLDEELGVGPLGDTVRRTHLDRGAWIDLRLGWLSGADTLFERLAETVPWRAERRHMYDRVVDVPRLLKFYDEDETLPDPVLDDCRRALNEHYEEELGEPFRTAGLCFYRDGRDSVAWHGDTIGRGGTEDTMVAIVSVGDPRPLLLRPRGGGPSIRRDLGHGDLIVMGGSCQRTWEHAIPKTARPTGPRISIQFRPRGVR; from the coding sequence ATGAATGCCCCGTTCCAAGCATCTCTGCTCGGCCTGGACGAGGAGCTGGGGGTCGGGCCGCTCGGCGACACGGTCCGCAGGACGCACCTCGACCGCGGCGCCTGGATCGACCTGCGGCTGGGCTGGCTGTCGGGGGCGGACACGCTGTTCGAGCGGCTGGCCGAGACGGTGCCGTGGCGGGCCGAGCGGCGGCACATGTACGACCGGGTGGTGGACGTGCCGCGGCTGCTGAAGTTCTACGACGAGGACGAGACCCTGCCCGATCCGGTGCTCGACGACTGCAGGCGCGCGCTCAACGAGCACTACGAGGAGGAGCTGGGGGAGCCGTTCCGTACGGCCGGGCTCTGCTTCTACCGCGACGGCCGCGACAGCGTGGCCTGGCACGGCGACACGATCGGGAGGGGCGGCACCGAGGACACCATGGTGGCGATCGTCTCGGTCGGCGATCCCCGCCCGCTCCTGCTCCGCCCGCGCGGCGGCGGGCCGTCCATCCGGCGCGATCTGGGGCATGGGGATCTGATCGTGATGGGCGGGAGCTGCCAGCGTACGTGGGAGCACGCGATCCCGAAGACGGCCCGGCCCACGGGGCCGCGCATCAGCATCCAGTTCCGGCCCCGCGGGGTTCGCTGA
- a CDS encoding D-alanyl-D-alanine carboxypeptidase family protein, producing the protein MRIRKARLAAVGGALALATGLAAPAYAQVSAPAVATVRQQAPAVYANAAYLMDASSGKELFGKNAGERLPIASVTKTMTAYLVMKTAKPTDVVQIKREDVQYAEDGGGTTADLQPGDRIPVGELLYGLMLPSGADAAHALARTYGPGVKGFVAKMNATARELGMKETEYVNADGLPTPDGDGYSTAHDQTVLAAKALQVPLIKQVVGTRYHSLDANGEHGTYGWRNTNRLLGTPGAIGVKTGFTRAAGYTLAFAGEQDGHTLVGVLLGESDSSRRFDTAEALLSWGAARAAA; encoded by the coding sequence ATGCGTATCCGGAAAGCCCGCCTGGCCGCCGTGGGAGGCGCGCTCGCCCTCGCCACGGGGCTCGCCGCGCCCGCGTATGCCCAGGTTTCCGCCCCTGCCGTGGCCACCGTCCGGCAGCAGGCACCCGCGGTGTACGCCAACGCCGCGTACCTGATGGACGCCTCGTCCGGCAAGGAACTGTTCGGCAAGAACGCCGGCGAGCGCCTGCCGATCGCCAGCGTCACCAAGACCATGACCGCGTACCTCGTGATGAAGACCGCCAAGCCCACGGACGTGGTGCAGATCAAGCGGGAGGACGTCCAGTATGCCGAGGACGGCGGCGGCACCACCGCCGACCTGCAGCCCGGCGACCGCATCCCCGTCGGCGAGCTCCTGTACGGCCTGATGCTCCCCTCGGGCGCGGACGCCGCGCACGCGCTGGCCCGCACGTACGGGCCCGGCGTCAAGGGCTTCGTCGCCAAGATGAACGCGACGGCCCGCGAGCTCGGCATGAAGGAGACCGAGTACGTCAACGCCGACGGCCTGCCCACGCCGGACGGCGACGGCTACTCCACGGCCCACGACCAGACCGTGCTGGCGGCCAAGGCGCTGCAGGTGCCGCTGATCAAGCAGGTGGTCGGCACCCGGTACCACTCGCTGGACGCCAACGGGGAGCACGGCACGTACGGCTGGCGCAACACCAACCGGCTGCTCGGGACGCCCGGTGCGATCGGGGTGAAGACCGGGTTCACCCGGGCGGCGGGGTACACGCTGGCGTTCGCGGGCGAGCAGGACGGCCACACGCTGGTCGGCGTGCTGCTCGGCGAGTCCGACTCCAGCCGCCGCTTCGACACGGCGGAGGCCCTGCTGTCGTGGGGCGCGGCCCGCGCGGCCGCCTGA
- a CDS encoding LacI family DNA-binding transcriptional regulator, whose amino-acid sequence MVTMSDVAKLSGVSKMTVSNVINGRAGVSEPVRRRVMEAIRQSGYRVNVSARTLRSGRTGVIGLAVPEIDRPYFGQLAAHVIAQAAQHGFHVSIEQTGAAAAGEMDAIAHSHTLHFDGLILSAVELDRADPRLADAGYPIVMLGEQDFGAKFDHVAMPNEEGTKAATAHLIDRGCRRIALVTGSGLDGVNVVTRRYRGYLAALAEHGLSADPALFFAIDGMTMDSGRDAGRRLADSGGGIDGVVAVTDTVAQGVLRGLADRGVRVPDDVRLIGFDDIPESEFMVPSLSTVAPDHRWMAAKAVELLINRIHAPLRQAGEHIAPFTLVIRESTR is encoded by the coding sequence ATGGTCACCATGAGCGACGTCGCCAAGCTGTCCGGGGTGTCGAAGATGACGGTCTCCAACGTCATCAACGGCCGGGCCGGAGTCAGCGAGCCGGTCCGGCGCCGGGTGATGGAGGCGATCCGTCAGTCGGGCTACCGCGTCAACGTCTCCGCCCGGACCCTCAGATCCGGGCGGACCGGCGTCATCGGGCTGGCCGTGCCCGAGATCGACCGGCCGTACTTCGGCCAGCTCGCCGCCCACGTGATCGCCCAGGCAGCACAGCACGGCTTCCATGTTTCCATCGAGCAGACCGGCGCGGCCGCGGCCGGTGAAATGGACGCGATCGCCCATTCGCACACGCTCCATTTCGATGGCCTGATCCTCAGCGCGGTCGAGCTCGACCGCGCTGATCCGCGGCTGGCTGACGCCGGCTACCCCATCGTGATGCTGGGCGAGCAGGACTTCGGCGCGAAGTTCGACCACGTCGCCATGCCCAACGAGGAAGGCACGAAGGCGGCGACCGCACACCTGATCGACCGGGGATGTCGCCGGATCGCGCTCGTCACCGGCAGCGGTCTCGACGGAGTGAACGTGGTGACGCGCCGCTATCGGGGCTACCTCGCCGCCCTCGCCGAACATGGGCTCTCCGCCGATCCCGCGCTGTTCTTCGCCATCGATGGGATGACCATGGACTCCGGCCGCGACGCGGGCCGCCGCCTGGCCGACTCCGGCGGCGGGATCGACGGCGTGGTCGCGGTGACCGACACTGTCGCCCAAGGGGTGCTCCGCGGTCTCGCCGACCGCGGTGTTCGCGTCCCCGACGACGTACGGCTCATCGGCTTCGACGACATCCCCGAGTCGGAGTTCATGGTCCCGTCGTTGTCCACGGTGGCACCCGACCACCGGTGGATGGCCGCGAAGGCCGTCGAACTGCTGATCAATCGCATTCACGCCCCGCTCCGCCAGGCCGGTGAACACATAGCTCCCTTCACACTCGTGATCCGCGAATCAACTCGCTGA